A single candidate division SR1 bacterium Aalborg_AAW-1 DNA region contains:
- the proS gene encoding Proline--tRNA ligase → MALTPRNTDFSARYNELVEQANLAQHSAVRGCMVIKPYGYAIWENIQSILDASFKATGHSNAYFPLFIPKSFFTKESKHVEGFATESAIVTHYRLKKDETTGEIVVDPEAKLDEELIVRPTSETIIWNTYKDWIQSYRDLPILVNQWANVVRWEMRTRLFLRTAEFLWQEGHTAHATPQEALEETKKMWNVYNNFFERVLAISGIKGEKSESERFAGAENTYCVEAMMQDGKALQIATSHYLGQSFGKAFDVQFLNKNNEKEYAYATSRGLSTRSMGGLIMSHSDDKGLVLPPAVAPLHVVIVPFFKTQEDLTAIQEYIRPVQDKLSNEKFTILMEVKPFIRDITIKFDDDDAKTPGWKFNEYELQGVPVRLTIGKKEMEQGLVEIFRRDTGKKELIPLEQVAEKVMNTLYDIQNNLLIQNKNMRSEKTVFVENYEEFQQALDDGKFVFAHRDGTPETEALIKEECKAVTRCIPLQGETYDHADQIFQPGTCIKTGKPSSQRVLFARSY, encoded by the coding sequence ATGGCACTTACTCCTCGCAACACTGACTTCTCTGCTCGATATAACGAACTGGTAGAACAGGCTAATCTTGCACAACACTCTGCTGTCCGTGGGTGTATGGTTATCAAACCGTATGGATACGCTATCTGGGAAAACATACAAAGTATTCTCGATGCATCATTTAAAGCTACTGGTCACAGTAATGCTTATTTCCCACTCTTTATCCCGAAGTCATTCTTCACCAAAGAATCAAAACATGTCGAAGGATTTGCAACCGAATCAGCTATTGTAACGCATTATAGATTAAAAAAGGATGAAACAACTGGCGAGATAGTTGTCGATCCTGAAGCGAAACTTGATGAAGAGCTTATCGTTCGTCCTACGTCAGAAACTATTATTTGGAATACCTATAAAGACTGGATTCAGTCGTATCGTGATCTTCCAATACTCGTAAATCAATGGGCGAATGTTGTGAGATGGGAAATGAGAACAAGACTTTTTCTCAGAACGGCTGAGTTCCTCTGGCAAGAAGGACATACTGCTCATGCTACACCTCAAGAAGCACTTGAAGAAACAAAAAAAATGTGGAATGTCTATAATAATTTCTTCGAAAGAGTGCTTGCTATATCTGGTATAAAAGGTGAAAAATCTGAATCAGAACGTTTTGCTGGAGCAGAAAACACTTACTGTGTAGAAGCTATGATGCAAGATGGTAAAGCGCTACAAATTGCTACTTCACACTACCTTGGGCAAAGTTTTGGGAAAGCATTCGATGTACAGTTCTTGAACAAAAACAATGAAAAAGAATACGCCTATGCGACTTCTCGAGGTCTCAGTACTCGTTCTATGGGAGGATTAATTATGTCACATAGTGATGACAAAGGTCTTGTACTTCCTCCAGCAGTTGCACCACTTCATGTCGTGATTGTGCCATTTTTCAAAACACAAGAAGATCTGACTGCTATTCAAGAATATATTCGACCAGTGCAAGATAAACTCAGTAATGAAAAATTTACGATTCTTATGGAAGTCAAACCATTTATAAGAGATATTACTATCAAATTTGATGATGACGATGCTAAAACCCCAGGTTGGAAGTTTAATGAATATGAACTTCAAGGTGTGCCAGTGAGACTGACGATAGGTAAGAAAGAAATGGAACAAGGTCTCGTTGAAATCTTCCGTAGAGATACTGGTAAGAAAGAACTTATTCCACTTGAACAAGTAGCAGAAAAAGTCATGAATACTCTCTATGATATCCAAAACAATCTTCTTATACAGAACAAGAATATGAGGTCAGAAAAAACAGTTTTTGTAGAAAACTATGAAGAATTCCAACAAGCTCTTGATGATGGGAAATTCGTTTTCGCTCACCGAGATGGAACACCAGAAACAGAGGCTCTCATCAAAGAAGAATGCAAAGCAGTAACCAGATGTATCCCACTCCAAGGAGAAACCTATGATCATGCTGACCAAATCTTCCAACCAGGAACTTGTATCAAAACAGGTAAACCAAGCTCACAAAGAGTACTCTTTGCTAGAAGTTATTAG
- the rlmE gene encoding Ribosomal RNA large subunit methyltransferase E: MLSIQDHYFRLAKKEGYVARSAFKLQEIDEKFNFFDKNVRTVIDIGCAPGSRLQYTSKRLAKNKGKQESLLIGFDLKKVEINLPFTKTFVQDITDQEAVKTILASQGVITPSPIKDEGLGGGCDVIISDMAPDTVGNKGTDALRSCSLVMETMWMYEQLLKPHGKFTIKVFMGPGFEDLVSYCRERRGAAHIKIFKPKACRKESKETYIVKI; encoded by the coding sequence ATGTTATCCATCCAAGATCATTACTTTCGTCTCGCAAAAAAAGAGGGATATGTCGCTCGTAGTGCTTTTAAACTTCAAGAAATTGATGAAAAATTTAATTTTTTTGACAAGAATGTACGTACAGTGATTGATATTGGTTGTGCTCCAGGTTCACGATTACAATATACCAGTAAGAGATTAGCAAAAAATAAATGAAAACAAGAATCATTACTCATAGGTTTTGATCTCAAAAAAGTAGAAATCAATCTCCCTTTTACGAAAACCTTTGTCCAAGACATCACAGATCAAGAAGCGGTAAAAACCATACTCGCTTCTCAGTGAGTTATTACCCCCTCTCCTATCAAGGACGAGGGGTTGGGGTGAGGTTGTGATGTTATCATCTCCGATATGGCTCCTGATACGGTAGGAAATAAGGGAACCGATGCCCTCAGATCATGTAGTCTTGTTATGGAAACTATGTGGATGTATGAACAGCTTTTGAAACCTCATGGGAAATTTACCATAAAAGTATTTATGTGACCAGGATTCGAAGATCTTGTGTCCTACTGTCGCGAGAGACGATGAGCTGCTCATATCAAAATCTTCAAACCCAAAGCCTGTCGTAAAGAAAGTAAAGAAACCTATATTGTGAAGATATAA
- the pspB gene encoding Putative phosphoserine phosphatase 2 encodes MRLYLIRHGKTERNIADILNGQMDDLLSEEGKEQAHTLAKKLSNIQFNSIRSSDLSRAYDTAQIIASYQPNLIVVQTDTKLRERYFGLYEGRPIEHLRTISKKAGYEYMSDYYNHDTEIEHSTAIVQRVQAFLDNNIIHTDQQTIGIISHGSTLREYLSHHLNIHGSDYLGHFMPIENTGLTILDIDTDKNLTRIVTYNDFSHL; translated from the coding sequence ATGCGTCTTTATCTTATTCGTCATTGAAAAACAGAACGAAACATAGCAGATATTCTAAATGGACAGATGGATGATCTACTAAGCGAAGAATGAAAAGAACAAGCTCATACATTAGCCAAAAAATTAAGCAATATACAATTTAATAGTATACGATCGAGCGATCTCTCTCGTGCCTATGATACAGCACAAATCATTGCATCATATCAACCAAATCTCATTGTGGTACAAACAGATACCAAATTAAGAGAAAGATATTTCTGATTATATGAAGGAAGACCTATAGAACATTTACGTACTATATCCAAGAAAGCTGGATATGAATATATGTCTGACTATTATAATCATGATACTGAGATTGAGCACAGCACAGCAATCGTGCAAAGAGTTCAAGCCTTCTTAGATAATAATATTATACATACAGACCAACAAACTATAGGTATCATATCACATGGAAGCACACTCAGAGAATATCTTTCCCATCATCTGAATATACACTGATCTGATTATCTATGACATTTTATGCCTATAGAGAATACAGGTCTCACTATTCTTGATATTGATACCGACAAAAATCTTACAAGAATTGTAACGTATAATGATTTCTCTCACCTTTAG